The Setaria italica strain Yugu1 chromosome IX, Setaria_italica_v2.0, whole genome shotgun sequence genome has a window encoding:
- the LOC101769486 gene encoding signal recognition particle receptor subunit alpha, whose product MLEELLIFTRGGLILWSSCRALGAAALKGSPIDALIRSCLLEERSADASFSQDNYALKWTFHNDLGLVFVAVYQKMLHLLYVDDLLAAVRREFSQIYDPKRTGYDDFTDVFRQLHLEAEARAEEMKKSKQAISSRPLPPAPHKIGPKCRGADSRGVAAGARKKGGGSGKDDSDGDSGKEQHALANGGTFNGHQNGARPALVKGKENGGPKDNGAFDVSKLQKLRKNDRKNVPADNAAKKLTKPETKKKGKQDRVWDDKPSNKKLDFTDPADERGDEVTDHVVVNQGESMMDKDDNLSSDSEEEEEEVEDGPKKKGWFSSMFQSIAGNNVLEKADLQPALKALKDRLMTKNVAEEIAEKLCESVAASLEGKKLGSFTRISSTVQTAMEEALVRILTPRRSIDILRDVQSAKERGRPYVIVFVGVNGVGKSTNLAKVAYWLLQHNLSVTLAACDTFRSGAVEQLRTHARRLQIPIFEKGYEKDPAVVAREAIQEASRNKSDVVLVDTAGRMQDNEPLMRALSKLINLNSPDLVLFVGEALVGNDAVDQLTKFNQKLADLSAVPTARLIDGILLTKFDTIDDKVGAALSMVYISGAPVMFVGCGQSYTDLKKLNVKSIVKTLLK is encoded by the exons ATGTTGGAGGAGCTGCTCATCTTCACGCggggcggcctcatcctctGGTCGTCCTGCAGggcgctcggcgccgccgccctcaaGGGCTCGCCCATCGACGCCCTCATCCGCTCCTGCCTCCTCGAGGAGCGCTCCGCCGACGCCAGCTTCTCCCAGGACAACTACGCCCTCAAGTGGACGTTCCACAATGACCTCggcctcgtcttcgtcgccGTCTACCAGAAGATGCTCCACCTCCTCTACGTAGACGACCTCCTGGCCGCCGTCCGCAGGGAGTTCTCCCAGATTTACGACCCCAAGCGCACCGGCTACGATGACTTCACCGACGTATTCCGCCAGCTCCATCTCGAGGCCGAAGCGCGTGCGGAGGAGATGAAGAAGTCTAAGCAGGCCATTTCGTCCCGTCCCCTCCCACCCGCCCCCCACAAGATCGGTCCCAAATGCCGCGGTGCTGATTCGCGCGGTGTTGCGGCTGGTGCCAGGAAGAAGGGCGGCGGCTCCGGGAAGGATGACTCTGATGGGGACTCCGGCAAGGAGCAGCACGCTCTGGCAAACGGTGGTACCTTCAACGGCCACCAGAATGGTGCCCGCCCTGCTCTTGTTAAGGGCAAGGAGAATGGAGGCCCCAAAGACAATGGGGCCTTTGATGTAAGTAAGTTACAAAAGTTACGGAAGAACGATAGGAAAAATGTTCCTGCTGACAACGCAGCCAAGAAGCTGACTAAACCTGAAacaaagaagaaagggaagcaagACAGGGTGTGGGATGACAAACCTTCCAACAAGAAGCTGGATTTCACAGACCCAGCTGATGAGAGAGGGGATGAAGTGACAGACCATGTGGTAGTCAACCAGGGAGAAAGCATGATGGATAAGGATGACAATCTCAGCAGCGacagtgaggaggaggaggaggaggttgaagaTGGACCAAAGAAGAAAGGCTGGTTCTCCTCGATGTTTCAGAG TATTGCTGGTAACAATGTATTGGAGAAGGCTGATCTTCAACCTGCGCTCAAAGCTCTTAAAGATAGGCTGATGACGAAGAACGTG GCAGAGGAAATTGCAGAGAAGCTTTGTGAATCTGTTGCAGCTAGCCTTGAGGGCAAGAAGCTTGGATCGTTCACAAGAATATCATCTACAGTCCAG ACAGCTATGGAGGAGGCTCTTGTTCGCATTTTGACCCCAAGGCGGTCTATTGACATACTGAGGGATGTACAGTCTGCCAAGGAGCGTGGGAGGCCATATGTCATTGTTTTCGTTGGGGTGAATGGAGTTGGCAAATCCACCAACCTTGCAAAG GTTGCTTATTGGCTTCTTCAGCATAACCTCAGTGTAACGCTTGCAGCATGTGACACCTTCAGATCTGGTGCTGTTGAGCAGCTGCGAACTCATGCACGCAGGCTTCAG ATACCCATTTTCGAGAAGGGTTACGAAAAAGATCCAGCCGTTGTAGCAAGGGAAGCTATTCAGGAAGCAAGCAGAAACAAATCAGACGTAGTTCTTGTTGACACTGCTGGGCGTATGCAG GATAATGAGCCACTCATGAGGGCGCTCTCCAAGCTCATCAATCTTAACAGCCCAGATTTGGTGTTGTTTGTTGGAGAAGCATTAGTTGGGAATGATGCTGTCGATCAGCTCACTAAATTCAACCAG AAATTAGCAGACTTGTCGGCCGTTCCTACTGCTAGATTGATTGATGGCATCCTGCTCACCAAGTTTGACACCATCGACGATAAG GTTGGAGCAGCGCTTTCCATGGTGTATATATCTGGAGCTCCAGTCATGTTCGTGGGCTGCGGCCAGTCCTACACGGACCTGAagaagctgaacgtgaagtccATCGTTAAGACCCTCCTGAAGTGA
- the LOC101769078 gene encoding tubulin beta-2 chain, whose protein sequence is MREILHIQGGQCGNQIGAKFWEVVCAEHGIDATGRYGGDSDLQLERVNVYYNEASCGRFVPRAVLMDLEPGTMDSVRSGPYGNIFRPDNFVFGQSGAGNNWAKGHYTEGAELIDSVLDVVRKEAENCDCLQGFQVCHSLGGGTGSGMGTLLISKIREEYPDRMMLTFSVFPSPKVSDTVVEPYNATLSVHQLVENADECMVLDNEALYDICFRTLKLTTPSFGDLNHLISATMSGVTCCLRFPGQLNSDLRKLAVNLIPFPRLHFFMVGFAPLTSRGSQQYRALTVPELTQQMWDAKNMMCAADPRHGRYLTASAMFRGKMSTKEVDEQMLNVQNKNSSYFVEWIPNNVKSTVCDIPPTGLKMASTFIGNSTSIQEMFRRVSEQFTAMFRRKAFLHWYTGEGMDEMEFTEAESNMNDLVSEYQQYQDATADEEGDYEEDEEEPEDLQD, encoded by the exons atgagGGAGATCCTTCACATCCAGGGCGGGCAGTGCGGCAACCAGATCGGCGCCAAGTTCTGGGAGGTGGTCTGCGCCGAGCACGGCATCGACGCCACTGGCCGCTACGGCGGCGACTCCGACCTCCAGCTCGAGCGCGTCAACGTCTACTACAACGAGGCCTCCTGCGGCCGCTTCGTGCCCCGCGCCGTCCTCATGGACCTCGAGCCGGGGACCATGGACTCGGTGCGCTCCGGCCCCTACGGCAACATCTTCCGCCCGGACAACTTCGTCTTCGGCCAGTCGGGGGCCGGGAACAACTGGGCCAAGGGCCACTACACCGAGGGAGCCGAGCTCATCGACTCGGTGCTCGACGTCGTCAGGAAGGAGGCGGAGAACTGCGACTGCCTGCAAG GGTTCCAGGTTTGCCACTCCCTGGGTGGCGGCACCGGCTCCGGCATGGGCACCCTCCTCATCTCCAAGATCCGCGAGGAGTACCCCGACCGGATGATGCTCACCTTCTCCGTCTTCCCGTCGCCCAAGGTCTCCGACACCGTCGTCGAGCCGTACAACGCGACGCTCTCCGTGCACCAGCTCGTCGAGAACGCCGACGAGTGCATGGTGCTCGACAACGAGGCGCTCTACGACATATGCTTCAGGACGCTCAAGCTCACAACGCCGAGCT TCGGCGACCTCAACCACCTCATCTCCGCCACCATGAGCGGCGTCACCTGCTGCCTCCGCTTCCCCGGCCAGCTCAACTCCGACCTCCGCAAGCTGGCCGTCAACCTCATCCCGTTCCCGCGCCTCCACTTCTTCATGGTCGGCTTCGCGCCGCTCACCTCCCGCGGCTCCCAGCAGTACCGCGCCCTGACGGTCCCGGAGCTCACCCAGCAGATGTGGGACGCCAAGAACATGATGTGCGCCGCCGACCCCCGCCACGGCCGCTACCTCACCGCCTCCGCCATGTTCCGCGGCAAGATGAGCACCAAGGAGGTGGACGAGCAGATGCTCAACGTGCAGAACAAGAACTCCTCCTACTTCGTGGAGTGGATCCCCAACAACGTCAAGTCCACCGTCTGCGACATCCCGCCCACCGGCCTCAAGATGGCCTCCACCTTCATcggcaactccacctccatccaGGAGATGTTCCGCCGCGTCAGCGAGCAGTTCACCGCCATGTTCCGCAGGAAGGCCTTCCTGCACTGGTACACGGGCGAGGGCATGGACGAGATGGAGTTCACCGAGGCCGAGAGCAACATGAACGACCTCGTGTCCGAGTACCAGCAGTACCAGGACGCAACCGCCGACGAGGAGGGAGActacgaggaggacgaggaggaaccAGAAGACCTCCAGGACTAA